In Piliocolobus tephrosceles isolate RC106 chromosome 12, ASM277652v3, whole genome shotgun sequence, one DNA window encodes the following:
- the ARMCX5 gene encoding armadillo repeat-containing X-linked protein 5, with the protein MVDSGTVARARGKAKAGLQDGISGPATARVSGKTQAKAVAEAELKTESVTQAKADDGAMTRTHKVTYREAMAVTREVSKMEDTTKSRVMVETNTKPLAERSIVPQTKSKAMPMSGVSAVTKSEVKVVAVIEANIRSYAKSHDKANTGSRPDRREEASIGMKASDGDEENICSWFWTGEESSVGSWFWPEEETSLQVCKPLPKIQEKPKPVHKPTLTIKQKAIAWSRARYIVLVPIEGGEQSLPPEGNWTLVETLIETPLGIRPLTNIPPYHGPYYQTLTEIKKQIRQREKYGPNPKACHCKSRGFSLEPKEFDKLVALLKLTKDPFIHEIATMIMGISPAYPFTQDIIHDVGITVMIENLVNNANVKEHPRALSMVDDGSESSEEPKSGESYIHQVCKDIVSCPLNSPVQLAGLKLLGHLSVKFEDHYVITSYIPDFLTLLNKGSVKTKFYVLKVFSCLSKNCANTRELISAKVLSSLVAPFNKHESKANILNIIEIFENINFQFKTKVKLFTKEKFTKSELISIFQEAKQFGRKLQDLAEHSDPEVRDKVIRLILKL; encoded by the coding sequence ATGGTTGACTCTGGGACAGTAGCAAGGGCTAGAGGAAAGGCTAAGGCTGGCCTGCAAGATGGAATCAGTGGTCCTGCCACTGCTAGAGTGAGTGGTAAAACCCAGGCCAAGGcagtggctgaggcagaactgaaaacagaatcaGTGACCCAGGCCAAAGCCGATGATGGAGCAATGACCAGGACACATAAAGTGACCTACAGGGAGGCTATGGCTGTGACAAGGGAAGTGAGCAAGATGGAAGATACAACTAAGAGTAGAGTCATGGTTGAGACTAATACAAAACCCCTGGCAGAACGCAGTATAGTGCCACAAACCAAGTCAAAGGCCATGCCTATGTCTGGGGTCAGTGCTGTAACCAAATCTGAAGTCAAGGTTGTTGCTGTCATTGAGGCAAATATTAGGTCCTATGCCAAGTCACATGATAAGGCCAATACTGGGTCCAGAcctgacagaagggaagaggcCAGCATTGGGATGAAAGCCAGTGATggggatgaagaaaatatatgctCCTGGTTCTGGACTGGAGAAGAGTCTAGTGTAGGTTCTTGGTTCTGGCCTGAAGAAGAGACCTCTCTTCAAGTTTGTAAGCCCCTACCTAAGATCCAGGAAAAGCCCAAGCCCGTACACAAACCCACACTTACTATAAAACAAAAGGCAATAGCATGGTCAAGGGCCAGGTATATTGTCCTAGTTCCAATTGAGGGAGGGGAGCAATCCTTGCCTCCAGAAGGAAACTGGACCCTGGTTGAGACCTTGATTGAAACTCCTCTGGGGATTCGACCTTTGACCAATATCCCACCTTATCATGGGCCTTATTACCAGACCTTAACTGAGATAAAAAAACAGATTAGGCAAAGGGAAAAGTATGGGCCTAATCCAAAGGCCTGCCACTGCAAATCACGTGGCTTTAGTTTAGAGCCTAAAGAGTTTGATAAACTTGTTGCCCTCCTTAAGTTAACCAAGGATCCTTTCATTCATGAAATAGCTACAATGATAATGGGCATCAGTCCTGCTTATCCATTTACTCAAGATATAATTCATGATGTAGGTATTACTGTTATGATTGAAAACTTAGTCAATAATGCCAATGTTAAAGAACACCCTAGAGCTTTAAGTATGGTGGATGATGGCTCTGAGTCTTCTGAAGAACCAAAATCAGGGGAGTCCTATATACATCAAGTTTGTAAAGACATAGTCTCTTGCCCCTTGAACTCCCCTGTGCAGCTGGCTGGACTGAAATTACTAGGGCACTTGAGTGTAAAATTTGAAGATCACTATGTGATTACCAGTTATATTCCAGATTTCCTCACCTTGTTAAACAAGGGAAGTGTCAAAAccaagttttatgttttaaaagtgttttcgtGTTTGTCTAAAAATTGTGCCAATACAAGAGAATTGATTAGTGCCAAAGTACTGTCATCATTGGTTGCACCCTTTAACAAGCATGAGTCAAAGGCCAATATTCttaatattattgaaatatttgagaatataaaTTTTCAGTTCAAAACAAAGGTGAAGCTATTTACCAAAGAAAAGTTCACTAAATCTGAGCTTATTTCAATATTCCAGGAAGCAAAACAGTTTGGTCGGAAACTCCAAGACTTAGCAGAGCACAGTGATCCTGAAGTGAGAGATAAAGTCATAAGATTAATACTCAAACTCTGA